The DNA segment gaaatattgAAGAGATGGCAATATGAGCTCTTCTGTGAACCTTTACATGTATTATCaccaaaaaagaaaatgtgaaaaatCGTCTGTAAAGGGGGAACGAGTACTCTGCTCAGCCTTTGTCGAATCCACCTCATGTGCACGACACGTGCTATGATACATGTGTATTTTGATATGTCGTAAGCTCGTAGTTGGTTCGATGCTTTAGAAGTTGGAAACTGGTTATGAATGACTTGCTTACTATCAGTATAACTTTCATGAAAAGAGTTGTTGCTCCCATTAAGGTTAACGTCGTCGACGTCATTCACCATGGAGTTCGAATTTTGAGACATAAACTTCAGGTAATGAAGAGAAAGCTGGGTTTCCTCGGCCAAGCACCCATTGAACTCCAATAATTCAGAAAACGCAAAGTTAGTTTCGAGGGAATATGTGCTCACCGGGGAGCACTGTGGATAAAAAAGTGGCATCAAAGATATCCAAATTGAGGTAATTTTCAGCCATGATCATCAACTGAAGTGCCTTGGTGTGTATACATAAGCTTCTTGG comes from the Primulina huaijiensis isolate GDHJ02 chromosome 8, ASM1229523v2, whole genome shotgun sequence genome and includes:
- the LOC140982020 gene encoding uncharacterized protein, whose translation is MGFKNGVCLVLELCSMCSPVSTYSLETNFAFSELLEFNGCLAEETQLSLHYLKFMSQNSNSMVNDVDDVNLNGSNNSFHESYTDRESNEQKKAIREKIAFKTKSDIEILVDSFKWRKYGKKMVKNYPNPRFHITS